Genomic DNA from Nitrospirota bacterium:
TTTTTTTTCATAGCAATATGCAATCTCATTTTCCGTAAATATCTTCTCAAGGAATTTTCTTCCCCATTTATCAACGGCCTCTTTCATCCGCTCAATCTTTACAAGGTCTATGCCGATTCCGTATATCATCCCACCGCCTCTTTCATTTCTCTCACTGCCCTTTCTATTCCCACGAAGACTGCCCTTGAGATGATGCTGTGTCCGATATAAAGCCCTCTTATCCCCTTAATGGACGCAATTCCCCCCACATTCGTATAATTCAGCCCGTGTCCTGCATTAACCAGCAAACCAATCCCAAGGGCTTTTTTTACCGCCTTTTTTACCCTGCTTAATTCTTTCGCCTGTTTACTGCCTCTTGCGTTTGAATAAAGCCCTGTGTGAATCTCAACCATCCGCGCGCCTATTTTTTTTGACGCCTCAATATCTGCAATTGATGGATTTATAAAAAGGCTCACCGGTATGCCCCTGCCCTGCAATAAATCAACCGCCTTTTTAATCTTCTTTCCGCTCGTTTTAAAATTAAGCCCGCCCTCTGTTGTAAGCTCCTGCCTTTTTTCAGGAACAAGAGTAACCATGCCGGGTTTTATTTTCATGGCAATTCCTGTCATCTCATCTGTTGCCGCCATTTCAAGATTGAACTCAACATTCCTCACCATCTTCCTTATTTCTTTTAAATCCCTGTCCTGTATGTGTCTTCTGTCTTCTCGTAAATGAACGGTGATTCCGTCCGCACCGCCCCTTATTGCAAGCGGCACAGCCAACACAGGGTCAGGCTCGCACCCCCCCCTTGCGTTTCTTACAGTCGCCACATGGTCAATATTAACGCCGAGAAGCATGTATTACCTCCTTGAATATAATACCCGTTCAAATTGTTTAATTCGTTTAAGATTGTTCAAATCGTTCAAATAAATTGAGACTCATTCAATAATCGTTTAAACAGTTCAACCTTGTTCAAATCGTTCAATTTTAAACAACTTTAAACAATGTTGAACTGTTAGTTAAAACAGATGGCACGAAACCCATCTCCCATTGCTTATCTCTTTTAAAACAGGAATCTCTTTGCCGCACGGTTTAAATCTCCTGTGGCACCGGGGATGAAAAGGGCATCCCGGCGGAATATGCACAGGACTCGGCACATCGCCTTCAAGGATTATCCTTGAACTTTTTTTATCAACATCAGGCTTTGGCACAGCAGATAAAAGCGCCTCGGTATAAGGATGAAGCGGTTTTTTAAAAAGCTCATTCGTCGGTGACGACTCCACTATTTTACCGAGATACATCACAGCCGCTAAATCGCTGAGGTGCTCAATTACCTGAAGATTATGGCTTATGAAAACATATGAAAGTTCAGACCCCCTACCGTCGCCCCGCCTTAAATCCTCAAGCAGATTGATTATCTGCGCCTGAATGGATACATCAAGCGCTGAAAGGGGTTCGTCTGCAACTATAAGTCTGGGATTTACAGAAAGCGCCCTTGCTATGCAGACCCTCTGCCTCTGCCCGCCGCTTAGTTCATGCGGATACCTGTAAAGGGTCTCTCCGTTGAGTCCGACCTTTTTGAGCAGTTCCACAACCCTGTTCTTTATCTCGCTTCTCGGCGCAATTTTATTTACTATCAGCGCCTCGCCGACTGCATCCACGACGCGTTTGCGCGGATTAAGCGATGCAAAAGGGTCCTGAAATATAATCTGAAGCCCTTTTCTGATCTTTGAAAGCGTCTCGCCGCGGGCTTCCACAACGTCCATATCATCAAAAAAAATCTTCCCTCTGTCAGGCATGAGCAGTCTCAGAATTAATTTTGCAAGTGTTGACTTGCCGCAGCCGCTTTCTCCCACAAGCCCGAAGACCTGTCCTTCCTTAACTGAAAAGCTGACGTCATCAACTGCCTTAAGAATGTTTCCACCCTTAAGGGGAAAGTGTTTTTTTACGTTTTGTAGTTTAAGTATTTCCATTTGTTTTTGCTGTCATTCCGGGCTTGACCCGGAATCCAGTAGAAGCATATTGAAATGCACCCCAACATCCTCTCTGGATTCCCGTTTTCACGGGAATGACAAAATAAACCTTCATAATTCATTTGCCCTTATGCACCGGCTGAGGTGTCCTGAAAATCCCCCCTTATCATTTACTGCAGCAAGCTCCGGCTCCTTCAAATTACATTCTTTAATTGCATAGCGGCACCTTGGAGAGAATTTACATCCTGCCGGAAGTTCGCTTAGTCTCGGCACCTGTCCGGGTATCGGTGTAAGCTTTTCACCCTTTTTCTTTGGAAGCGATTTAAGAAGTCCTATTGTGTAGGGATGTTTCGGATTAAGAAATATCTCCCTGACAGGGGCCTCTTCAACTATCCTGCCCGCATACATTATTTCAACCTTTTTTGCCCATTCGGCGATAACTCCGAGGTCATGGGTTATGAGTAACAATGACATCCTGCTGTCCTTTCTTAAATTATCCAGCAGTTCAAGTATCTGCGCCTGAATCGTGACATCAAGCGCTGTCGTCGGCTCATCTGCAATGACAAGAGACGGCTTGCACGCAATTGCCATTGCAATCATGACCCTCTGCCTCATCCCGCCGCTCATCTGATGCGGATACTCCTTAACCCTTGTCTCAGGCGAAGGAATCTTCACCGCCTTGAGCAGTTCAACCGCCTCATTCATGGCTTCTTTTTTGCCCATGTTTTTATGCGCCGTCAAAACCTCGGCTATCTGGTAGCCGGAAGTCAATACAGGATTCAAAGAAGTCATCGGCTCCTGAAAAACCATGGAAATATATCTGCCCCTGAGGTCCCTTAGTTCAGACTCTTTTTTGCTGAAAATATCTCCGCCCTGAAAAAAGACCCTCCCGGAAAAAGAAGTATTTGCCGGCAAAAGCCTCATTACTGAAAGCGCAGTCAGCGTCTTGCCGCACCCGCTCTCACCGACAACGCCTACAACCTCTTCCTCCATGACGTTAAAGCTTACGCCCTCTACCGCAGTGATTTCCCGCCGTAATTTATTTTCAGTTGTGAATGAAACGCTCAGGTCTTCAACTGAAAGGAGAGGCCGGGGCATTATCTAATATCCCCTCATGCGAAAGCGGTAGCCCTGATAATTTAAGACAACCCCGTATTCAGTAATATCTTCAAGCCTCAGCCCGCCGGCTATAGATTGACCCTCACGCAAAATCTTTCCGTTAATGTTGACCATGCGCGACGATGGATTATTGGAATATATATGTCCTGCAATCAAAATATCAGGCAGTCCCTGCTGGACCGAGGCAGGGAGTTCGTTTTTATCATAAATTGTTTCTCCCTGAGCGGGTATGGAGTTTATCTTGGGTTCTGCAGGCGGTAACGGCAGCGCTTCAGGAATTTTTTTAGTTCCAACTGCAATGGGCTTCGCCGGAGGAGCCTGCGGAATAACATCTGCCTGCCTTGCCGCGGGAGGAGGAGTTAAGGCAGACTTAATTCCGGCGTCACGCTGAGGCAAGGCCGGCGTCTGTTTTTCAGAAATCTCTCCGCCTGTCCTGACCAAAGGCGCCTCATAGCTTTGAGAATCTATCGCCTGCTTAGCAACATGCTGATTGTCAGACCTCCACGGATGCAGCCACACAAGCATTACAGCGGCATTCACCAGTAAAACCGCCGCAAGAAAATAAGCCAGGGGGAAACGTTTAACCGGTTTCTCTGAAGTAAAATCATGGACTGTAAGCAGCCCCGGCAAAGAGCTGCGGTGGCGCTTGTGTTCCAGCTTTTTTAATGCATCAAGTATAAATGACATCGTTTAAATTCCTCTTTACGCTATATTTATGCGCCTCCGGCGTTTTTATACTCAAGTGCGGGGACATCTGCACCGGTTGCCTTGTCAAGATAAATCAATGTCTCTGCGCCTAAAATCCCGTCAGGGACCAATCCGTTTGCAAGTTGAAATTTTTTGACCTGCTTAACAAGCTCTCCGTCATACAAAAAATTCTTACTGGATTGAGCAGGCTTTCCGTTTATTGCCGACAGCTGATTTTCAAGCCATAGTATCACAGTGCTGCTGCTGCCCGGGTATATGTCTCGCTGATAATCCTGAGGGGGGCGCCATAACAAAGTGTATTCGCCTAACCAGTGCGCCTCAATATCTTTTACAGATACATTTTTAGTCTCCGTCCCAAGCGCGAGTACAGCCGTCTGAGCCTTGATAGCTGTCAATGCCGCATAAAACTCCCTGCCTTGCCTGTCAAACAGCTTTAATAAAGCTGGTTTGTTAAGGCGACGCAGACTCTCAAAACTGCTCACTGTATTTAAACACCGCAGACCATACGCCTGCGCCTGTACACATGCAGAAGCTTTCTTTCCTGACTGATATGAAATGCCCCATTGTTTAAAAATTGATTTTAATGCAGCCTCTTTGTTCAGCCTGTTCAGATTACCCAAATTGCTCAGCTTACTTAAGGGCTTCGGCTGTTCTGCAGGCGGTAATGAAGAAGTATGAGGTGTAATTACTGTATTTTCCTTCAGGGCCGGCGGTTGTTCTTTCTTGTAATTAAAATAGGCTGCCGCAAACACGACCGCAGAAATTGCAAGCAGTATTACAGCAAACATCCATACGGATATCTTTTTACGATAACCTTTATATTCAGCTTCGCCGAAAACTTCCCGTGCCGCTGTCTTAATCGTCGGCTTGTCAACATCATTTTTCCCCTGAACATATGTCCCTAACAGCGCCCTGTCGCATAATACATTAATCAAACGCGGGACTCCCCTGCTCAGCCTGTATATGCTGTGCATGATCCGGAAAGAAAATATCTCCCTGCGTACCCCTGCAACTGATAAGCGGTGTGCAACATATGCGGCTATGTCCTTCTTTGACAGGGGACCGAGATGATACCGCGCAATTATCCGCTGCGCAAGCTGCTGAAGTTCAGGCCTTGACAGCTTATCCCTTAGTTCAGGCTGTCCAAGGAGGATAATCTGAAGCAGCTTGAATTTATTGGTCTCCAGATTAGTCAGCAGCCGTAACTGCTCCAGCACATCAGTACTGAGATTCTGGGCTTCATCAATAATAAGCAGGGCCTTATGCACCCTTGCATGAGCGTCAAGCAAAAATGTATTAATAAGGTCTGTAAACACCTTGACACTGGTATTGCCCTCGGGATATTTAATTCCAAACTCGTCACAAACCGTTGCCAGCAGTTCCACGGCAGTTAATTTAGGATTAACAATGAAGGCAATAGCGGAGTTTTTGGGAATCTGTTCAAGGAGGCAGCGGCAGATGGTTGTCTTGCCGGTGCCTATTTCTCCAGTTAATAATACAAAGCCGCCGTCCCCGTTAAATCCATACACGAGATGCGCCAAGGCCTCCCTGTGCTGAGCGCTCATGTAGATATAGCGCGGGTCAGGGGCAATGGAAAACGGCATTTCCGCAAGACCAAAATATTCTTTATACATAGGCAGCGCTTTGTTATTGAAACTATTATTTGTTATTGAAACTATTAAAAGAGTAATACAAGCACCATGCAAAAAACAACCCCTTGCGTAGGGTGTATGAAAACAATATCAATAAACCTCCCCGCTGCAAAGACAGCGAAGTATCTTAAAGTCTCCCCTCCCTTGACGGGAGGGGATGAAGGGGAGGGTGAAAAGAACATCCTTAATCTCCCCCACCCACACCCTCCCCCGTCAAGGGGGAGGGAACTATTATGAAAGTGCATTTTCGGGTCAATGACAGCTTATTTATGTAGCGGTTAACTTATTAACCTGATGTTCCAGCCCTCCAAGACTTAAAACTTGCACAACTACAAAATTGTACTAAACATACAAAATTGTATGTAGATGTTTATTAAACAATCCTTAAAAATCAATGGAATAACTTCTCGCATGATTTTCGCATTAGTAATTTCAGGATGACTGAAACAAAAACACTAAAAGAAAAAATTAAAGAGTTTGAGCAGGAGGAGATAATCAACGCGCTCAAAGAATGTAATTGGGTTATTGCAAGGGCGGCAAGGAAACTCGGCATAACCGAGAGAATAGTTGGATACAAAATTAAGAAATACGAAATAAAAAAAGAAGCAGCCGCAGACCTTGGTCTGAGGAATAAATAACTTTGGAGGGCAGCATGAAATTAAAAATTATGTTCTGTACAGCGTTATTAGTATGTTTCAGTCTTGCAAAAATTTCATTTGCAGAAGAAATCAAGGATGCGCACAAGGTAGAAACGCAAAAGGAGGTTACGCTTCAGCATACGGAAACACCACCTGTGTCAGGAAGCGCATCAGCCGGGGTTTTTAACAAATATATCTTTAGAGGATATGAACTAAGCTCAAACAGTTTTGTTATTCAGCCTTCTGTCAGCGTTTCATATAAATGGTTTTCAGCCTCTTTATGGGGCAACATTGACAGCGACGAACACCTCACACAGTCCTTTGTCCCTGACAGAGCCGGGCACAAAAGTTTTAATGAAACTGATTTGACATTGAGCTATACGTATGCGATAGATAAACTCAGCATGACTGCCGGATATATTTACTACGGCACTAAATACACTGCAGAAACCGAAGAGCTGTTTTTTACAGTAGGCTATGATACTGTGCTCAAACCCGTATTGTCAGTTTACCGCGATATAAATGAATATCCGGGCACCTATATAAACCTTGCGCTCTCACAGTCACTGCCTATTTACAAGGATATCACCATTGATATTGGCGCATCCGCAGGATATTTCATGGGGGACAATGACTACTGGAACACGTATGAAAGCACTACAAGCGCATATACCGGCAAAAAATACTCTGCGCTC
This window encodes:
- a CDS encoding general secretion pathway protein GspB, with amino-acid sequence MSFILDALKKLEHKRHRSSLPGLLTVHDFTSEKPVKRFPLAYFLAAVLLVNAAVMLVWLHPWRSDNQHVAKQAIDSQSYEAPLVRTGGEISEKQTPALPQRDAGIKSALTPPPAARQADVIPQAPPAKPIAVGTKKIPEALPLPPAEPKINSIPAQGETIYDKNELPASVQQGLPDILIAGHIYSNNPSSRMVNINGKILREGQSIAGGLRLEDITEYGVVLNYQGYRFRMRGY
- a CDS encoding ABC transporter ATP-binding protein, with the translated sequence MPRPLLSVEDLSVSFTTENKLRREITAVEGVSFNVMEEEVVGVVGESGCGKTLTALSVMRLLPANTSFSGRVFFQGGDIFSKKESELRDLRGRYISMVFQEPMTSLNPVLTSGYQIAEVLTAHKNMGKKEAMNEAVELLKAVKIPSPETRVKEYPHQMSGGMRQRVMIAMAIACKPSLVIADEPTTALDVTIQAQILELLDNLRKDSRMSLLLITHDLGVIAEWAKKVEIMYAGRIVEEAPVREIFLNPKHPYTIGLLKSLPKKKGEKLTPIPGQVPRLSELPAGCKFSPRCRYAIKECNLKEPELAAVNDKGGFSGHLSRCIRANEL
- a CDS encoding pyridoxine 5'-phosphate synthase, which codes for MLLGVNIDHVATVRNARGGCEPDPVLAVPLAIRGGADGITVHLREDRRHIQDRDLKEIRKMVRNVEFNLEMAATDEMTGIAMKIKPGMVTLVPEKRQELTTEGGLNFKTSGKKIKKAVDLLQGRGIPVSLFINPSIADIEASKKIGARMVEIHTGLYSNARGSKQAKELSRVKKAVKKALGIGLLVNAGHGLNYTNVGGIASIKGIRGLYIGHSIISRAVFVGIERAVREMKEAVG
- a CDS encoding ATP-binding cassette domain-containing protein — its product is MEILKLQNVKKHFPLKGGNILKAVDDVSFSVKEGQVFGLVGESGCGKSTLAKLILRLLMPDRGKIFFDDMDVVEARGETLSKIRKGLQIIFQDPFASLNPRKRVVDAVGEALIVNKIAPRSEIKNRVVELLKKVGLNGETLYRYPHELSGGQRQRVCIARALSVNPRLIVADEPLSALDVSIQAQIINLLEDLRRGDGRGSELSYVFISHNLQVIEHLSDLAAVMYLGKIVESSPTNELFKKPLHPYTEALLSAVPKPDVDKKSSRIILEGDVPSPVHIPPGCPFHPRCHRRFKPCGKEIPVLKEISNGRWVSCHLF
- a CDS encoding AAA family ATPase; protein product: MYKEYFGLAEMPFSIAPDPRYIYMSAQHREALAHLVYGFNGDGGFVLLTGEIGTGKTTICRCLLEQIPKNSAIAFIVNPKLTAVELLATVCDEFGIKYPEGNTSVKVFTDLINTFLLDAHARVHKALLIIDEAQNLSTDVLEQLRLLTNLETNKFKLLQIILLGQPELRDKLSRPELQQLAQRIIARYHLGPLSKKDIAAYVAHRLSVAGVRREIFSFRIMHSIYRLSRGVPRLINVLCDRALLGTYVQGKNDVDKPTIKTAAREVFGEAEYKGYRKKISVWMFAVILLAISAVVFAAAYFNYKKEQPPALKENTVITPHTSSLPPAEQPKPLSKLSNLGNLNRLNKEAALKSIFKQWGISYQSGKKASACVQAQAYGLRCLNTVSSFESLRRLNKPALLKLFDRQGREFYAALTAIKAQTAVLALGTETKNVSVKDIEAHWLGEYTLLWRPPQDYQRDIYPGSSSTVILWLENQLSAINGKPAQSSKNFLYDGELVKQVKKFQLANGLVPDGILGAETLIYLDKATGADVPALEYKNAGGA